The Mytilus galloprovincialis chromosome 2, xbMytGall1.hap1.1, whole genome shotgun sequence genome has a window encoding:
- the LOC143064983 gene encoding citrate synthase, mitochondrial-like, which yields MSIIRTVASSALQQSKVLFPAASIGVRNSSSSTNLKDVLADLIPEKQKEVVALRKEYGNTKVGEVTLDMIYGGMRGIKGLVTETSVLDPDEGIRFRGYSIPECQKILPRGNAGKGEEPLPEGLFWLLCTGQVPSQEQADAISEEWNKRAALPNHVITMLNNFPSNLHPMSQFSAGITALNSESKFAKAYSDGVHKASYWEYVYEDSMDMIAKLPTVASIIYRNLYRDGTAVTAIDNKKDWSWNFCSMLGYENADFIELMRMYLTIHSDHEGGNVSAHTTHLVGSALSDPYLSFAAGMNGLAGPLHGLANQEVLVWLTKVQEDVGKDFSEEKMRDWVWNTLKSGQVIPGYGHAVLRKTDPRYTCQREFALRKLPNDPLFKLVSALYKVTPDVLMEQGKAKNPWPNVDAHSGVLLQYYGMTEMNYYTVMFGVSRALGCMSSLIWDRAMGLPLERPKSFDTPSYRKLAESAK from the exons GTGCTGTTTCCAGCTGCCTCAATAGGTGTACGAAATTCATCTTCCAGTACA AACTTAAAAGATGTTTTAGCAGACTTGATACCAGAAAAACAGAAGGAAGTTGTAGCCTTAAGAAAGGAGTATGGAAACACGAAAGTTGGTGAAGTAACACTGGATATG ATCTATGGTGGTATGAGAGGAATAAAAGGCTTAGTAACAGAAACTTCAGTCTTAGATCCAGATGAAGGCATCAGATTTAGAGGGTACAGCATTCCTGAGTGTCAGAAAATTTTGCCAAGGGGTAATGCAGGAAAGGGAGAGGAACCACTTCCAGAGGGACTCTTCTGGTTATTATGTACAGGTCAAGTGCCATCACAAGAACAAGCAGATGCTATATCTGAG gaATGGAACAAACGAGCTGCATTACCTAACCATGTGATAACCATGTTAAACAATTTCCCATCAAACCTTCACCCAATGTCTCAGTTTAGTGCAGGAATTACAGCTCTCAACAGTGAAAGTAAATTTGCTAAAGCTTATTCTGATGGTGTACATAAGGCATCATATTGGgag TATGTGTATGAAGATTCTATGGATATGATTGCAAAGTTACCAACAGTGGCATCTATAATCTACAGAAATTTATACCGTGACGGTACAGCTGTAACAGCTATTGACAATAAAAAAGACTGGAGTTGGAACTTCTGTTCTATGTTAGGTTACGAGAATGCTGATTTCATAGAACTGATGAGGATGTATCTTACAATTCATAG TGACCATGAAGGAGGAAATGTCAGTGCTCATACCACACATTTAGTAGGAAGTGCTTTATCTGACCCGTATCTTAGTTTTGCAGCTGGTATGAATGGCTTAGCTGGACCACTCCATGGACTGGCAAATCAG gaaGTACTTGTATGGTTAACAAAAGTGCAAGAGGATGTAGGAAAAGATTTTTCAGAGGAGAAAATGAGAGACTGGGTTTGGAATACCCTTAAATCTGGACAGGTTATACCAGGATATGGTCATGCTGTATTGAGGAAGACAGATCCACGATATACATGTCAGAGAGAGTTTGCTTTGAGAAAACTCCCTAATGATCCATTGTTTAAATTGGTATCAGCTCTCTACAAGGTCACACCAGATGTTTTGATGGAACAGGGTAAAGCCAAGAATCCATGGCCTAATGTAGATGCACATAGTGGAGTTTTATTACAG TACTATGGTATGACAGAGATGAACTACTACACAGTCATGTTTGGAGTGTCCCGTGCACTAGGATGCATGTCTTCACTTATTTGGGATCGGGCTATGGGACTACCTTTGGAAAGACCAAAATCTTTTGACACACCATCATACAGAAAATTAGCAGAAAGTGCTAAATAA
- the LOC143064984 gene encoding kinetochore protein Spc25-like isoform X2 gives MQDTLLQHQESIENLRKNTCLNEKALQEKTVKLAFLKQELEQLCKENAKVENYNETVSMEIQQAQQTIHYNQEALKTTSTDLDQEHADLQSQADIYTESLDMQMKKTPGGRIQFIFSSLDRKNPDLTCYFFTKLSQEDRKYIVSDCEPSVPDLDQLVDKLNQTNNLRSFVVAMRKRFKQRLASR, from the exons ATGCAAG aTACTTTACTACAGCATCAAGAAAGTATAGAAAACCTGAGAAAAAACACttgtttaaatgaaaaag CACTACAAGAGAAAACTGTTAAGCTAGCCTTCCTTAAACAAGAATTGGAACAGTTATGCAAAGAAAATGCTAAAGTTGAAAATTACAACGAAACAGTTTCTATGGAAATACAACAAGCACAACAAACCATTCATTACAACCAAGAAG CTCTGAAAACTACATCAACAGACTTGGACCAAGAACATGCAGATTTACAGTCACAGGCTGATATTTATACAGAAAGTCTAGATATGCAGATGAAAAAGACACCAG GTGGAAGAATACAGTTTATATTTAGCTCACTTGACAGAAAAAATCCTGACTTAACTTGTTACTTCTTCACAAAACTGTCTCAGGAAGACAGGAAATATATAG tttcagaTTGTGAACCATCAGTGCCAGATTTAGATCAACTTGTGGACAAATTAAACCAGACAAATAACTTACGATCCTTTGTTGTTGCAATGAGAAAAAGATTTAAGCAAAGACTTGCATCgagataa
- the LOC143064984 gene encoding kinetochore protein Spc25-like isoform X1 — protein sequence MSLAEELNSLKTNLAQTREKFIKDWTIDHYEQLRSRQAKLHRANCTKYSDTLLQHQESIENLRKNTCLNEKALQEKTVKLAFLKQELEQLCKENAKVENYNETVSMEIQQAQQTIHYNQEALKTTSTDLDQEHADLQSQADIYTESLDMQMKKTPGGRIQFIFSSLDRKNPDLTCYFFTKLSQEDRKYIVSDCEPSVPDLDQLVDKLNQTNNLRSFVVAMRKRFKQRLASR from the exons ATGTCACTTGCAGAAGAACTGAATTCTTTGAAGACAAATTTGGCTCAGACTAGGGAGAAGTTTATCAAAGACTGGACAATAGATCATTATGAGCAGTTGAGGAGCCGACAGGCAAAACTTCACAGAGCAAACTGCACAAAATATAGTG aTACTTTACTACAGCATCAAGAAAGTATAGAAAACCTGAGAAAAAACACttgtttaaatgaaaaag CACTACAAGAGAAAACTGTTAAGCTAGCCTTCCTTAAACAAGAATTGGAACAGTTATGCAAAGAAAATGCTAAAGTTGAAAATTACAACGAAACAGTTTCTATGGAAATACAACAAGCACAACAAACCATTCATTACAACCAAGAAG CTCTGAAAACTACATCAACAGACTTGGACCAAGAACATGCAGATTTACAGTCACAGGCTGATATTTATACAGAAAGTCTAGATATGCAGATGAAAAAGACACCAG GTGGAAGAATACAGTTTATATTTAGCTCACTTGACAGAAAAAATCCTGACTTAACTTGTTACTTCTTCACAAAACTGTCTCAGGAAGACAGGAAATATATAG tttcagaTTGTGAACCATCAGTGCCAGATTTAGATCAACTTGTGGACAAATTAAACCAGACAAATAACTTACGATCCTTTGTTGTTGCAATGAGAAAAAGATTTAAGCAAAGACTTGCATCgagataa